The segment CCAAGATCCTTCAGCAGAGCCACATCTTTGCTCCTGACTGGCCTGATGTGAATTTTCTCCTCACCCACAGTGATGACTCCTTGCTGAAGCAGATAAAATTCCACCTCTGAGTTATTCCATAGATATTTGCTACCCATGGAGATGGCAAAGATTTATTCAGTGGATGGTTCACATACATTTTGTGCACGAAGCTGCTAACCCCCAAAGGCTGTTCCAGCTCATACTCACCAGCTGCCCTTCACAAAAAGTGACTCTGCTTCTGGccccaggaggctgcagggactTTCCACCTGCAAAGCAGTTCCCTGGGAATCTCTTCagtaaaataaaggaagagtTCACCACCTGGCTGCTcacaaaggaggaggaaaggagggtGTGGTCCTCCAGGAATTCAAAGGCATAGAGCTGGCCCCAGGCCTGGATGGAGCAGTGCTGGACTGGACAGGGCTCCAACCCAAAATGTTCTTCTTTACAAGGGCAAGTTGGCTCAGCCACAACAAACTCAGGTACTGAAAGGAATGAAACAAGACCAGAACAAGGGGAGGAGATATGAGAAAGGATGATACACAAAAACCCAATGTAAGGTCAATTTCCCCAGGAAAAATACCCTACAAATGACAGCTGTGGCCTCTTGGGGTCATGGTACCAACAGCCAGAGAAGTTCTATGTTTTTGTATATTCCAAAGTGAGGATAATCTGCCTGGGAACACACAATAGAAACTGGCACTGAATTTACTGGAGCTTTTGCTCTCTCAAGTAGGAGAACAGTTCATCTAAAAAGGCAGAGACAGTTTTGTTCCTGCAGATTTTAATAATTACTGAGTGGGAATTATCACAGCACAAAGACACTGGGATGAGCATTAGGTGAACTCACAAGGAGACAACACCCTTCCTTCAGGGAATTGAGACTTCAAAACATATCTTTATTCTGAACTATCATCAATCCAGACCTAGAATTCAAATCTCtttgtgcatttatttaaaaactaaaactaaaaattattaaCAAGTATATAAAGTTACCCTTAGTCAAAAGCTTTTGTCAGAAGATCTTGTAGAAATACAGAGAATGGGGATTTGCAGCAGAAATGTGCAAAGAGGTTGAACACATCTCCTTCAGCAGAGTTTAAACTCTGACACatctctccatcctctctcccaCTGGAACCCAGACTGTCTCACTTGCACTGGGACTCAGAAACACCAAATGCTGGTCAGGTCAGGGGCTGTTAATTAGCAGTGTCAAGCACACAGGATGAGAAACCAGCTGCCAGATGTGTTCTAACCCGGGGAAGGACCGAGCCCTGCATACCATCAGCCACTGAGCTGCTTCCAAAGTAAGACAAAACATCTTCTGCATCCAAAGCGCCGAGGAATTTCtgcaagaagaagaagaggaagagcttcgcatttttttcaggaaaaacaaCTGGACACAAGACTATGCCTTCCCTGGACCCAACCTGAAAGGAACACCAGCAAACAGCTCAGCAAGTCCCAGTGCCAAGTCCTCCGTGCTAAGCACGGGCTGCGCAAGAGGAAACAGCTTTATCTTTGTTATAAACGAGAAACAAAGTCTCgatatttagcaaaatttaaATTGGTTTcttttatatagacagagcaagcagcgctggggaaaacgtgagggtcactgcccactccacGCTTCCACCCAACCTgagctccctttttatagtctggttttccttgtaatcaataattgttattgttttgttgtagtaattctgcaaggtaagcagtggtggtcaaagaaacttccaaacttccgtgggacagctcttgggacaattggtcatggaaccatctggtcttgggagataaaaaacagaagtgggaagtctgatctttagcagatagtttgtgattgatcacacaaaggcaggaaatctgattctgcaaaaaaacttTTTAGACTATggaaaacccctttttttttcttttacaaactggtatacAATATTCAACAtacaatattcataacaggggggTTTAAACAGAATgggtttaatcatatatttcccttcATCTAGGTCCAcgttcttttcttattttaagtattctggtttatacaaactccaaaacttctatgaCTAACACGAatcatttatcaattatcacatcTTCGTGATTACGGACGGAGTTTGGCTTAGAACCGTGTCGTCTCTTCTTGCTGTTCtttatatctatataaatatataaattttgtgtttatttttgtgcGAAGGGCCGCTCTGGAGTCGGACTCACCTCggggagccagcacagccccagcggGAGCACGGCGAGCGCCCGCAGCGCCCAGCTGACGGTCATGCCGCAGGACCCGcgctctcccagcccagcagaaagAGTTTTCGGCCCCAGGCATCACGTGGAGcggaagggaagagaagaaaaaacagcagcaggctgTGAGCAAACAGGCTGTGAGCAAACACGCCGTGTGTGagcgggggcgcggggggccGCGGCCGCACCGGCCGTTCTTGCGCAATGTCCGCGGCTTCTGCAGAGCGTGTGCCAGCCCCGGCGGGGCAGGGGGCGGCCCGGGGGCCGTGTGGCCCTGGGGACAACGccgtgtgtgtgtggggagggTCACCCCGCGACCCCCGGAACCATGGAACTGCCCCCCCTCAGGCCCGGAACACAAGTGCGGGCCGGCGTTCCCCGCCGGGGCGGTGCGGCGCTGTGCCGGTCCCCCTGCGGCGGCGCTGGGGTGGGACTCGCTGCGCCCGGTCCCGGTGCTGATCCCGGTGCTGATCCCCGTCCCGGTCGCACCCCGCTGGTCCCCGCATGGCCAAGGAAAGTCCCGCAGAGCCGCAGGCGGCGGGGCAGAGCGGGAAGAgcaagaagagaaggaagaagaggaaggcCCCCGGGCAAGCGGCGGCCGCATCCAAAGGCCCCGGCATGGCGGCTGTGAGGCCCCCCCGCGACCCCCAGGAGTTCTCCTCCAACTGGAAGGCGCTGCAGGAGGTGAGGGCGGCGGCTGAGAGCCccgggcagcggggacagggaggcGGcgggcagtgctggcagtgcctgggtgCGCTGGAGTTCACTcggaggcagggcagggacacttccactgtccctggctgctccaagccccggccttgggcacttccagggatccaggggcagccacagcttctctggacaccctgtgccagggcctcagcatcctcacagggaagaatttcttcccaacatcccatATAACGCTGCTCTCTGGCAGTTTGAAGTCAttcctttgtcctgtcactcctcTCACCGTTTCTTGAAGGCTCCTTTTAGGTACTGAAAGAACACAATTAGTTCACTCTGAAACCTTCTCTTTTTCAGGCttctttttagctttttttttttttaaatcttattttagCTGCTGAAACAAAAGGCAAATAACTCCAAGAAACCTATCTCTACGAGTCAAACAGACACCAAAAAGAAGCAGCCAATCAAAGCAGCCAAAAGCCCACAAGTCCCAGCAGtcaatgggaatgggaatctGGTAAAGGCCAAATCCACAAATAAAATGGACAATGGTTCTGCTAAAGCCAGTCTTCCTTTGGCCGAGCCAGTATCCAAGGGGGTTGCAGCAAATAAGAACTTAAATGGCACCAAGAGCAACGGGAAaggctgcaaagaaaaaaagaaaaatggcattGTTGTGAAGGAGAAGGATGAGCTGAAACATAAGAGGATGAAAACTGAGGAGCATGTGGAGCAGCAGCCCAAAGAGTGAGTATTtcaggcagcagccctggatgtgaatatttttttttgagaggagCACAGAGTTCAAAACAGCTGCACTTTTCCAGACtgaattctgaaagaaataacaCACATTTTGCTCCTACTCCTCAGAAACAGCAGGAAGCCTGCAGAGGTACCATTAATACTTAATTTTCACAGGCTTTATCCCTTGGTTTAAAAAGTAACTATACTTTTTGTACAACAGCCACCAGATTGCTTTGAGACTGTGAAATGTAATTAAATCTGTTCTTCCCAGGGCTGACATCTGGTTTGATGATGTTGATCCAAAAGATATTGAAGCAGCAATAGGGCCTGAAGCAGCAAAAATTGCCAGAAGGAAGCTGGGGCTTGATACAGAGCAATCCCAGTCTGTGGAGCAGGTGCTGGTTAAGGAGAAGGCCTTTGATGGGTGAGTGACATTGCAGGGCAAGGATGGCATCAGAGGTGTCAGACTGCACGGTGAGCTGCCCTctccctgcttctgctgcaggcTTTGCCTGTTCAGATCAAAGTGTGCACCTTGTCAGCCCAGCTGgcctgcagagctgtccccaaGCTGTCCCTTTGCCTTGCAGGCTGACCCGAGCCGTGGCCATGGACTGTGAGATGGTGGGGGTGGGCCCCAAGGGCGAGGACAGCATCGTGGCTCGGGTCTCCATCGTCAACCAGTTTGGCAAGTGTGTTTATGACAAGTATGTCAAGCCCACAGAGGAGGTGACAGACTACAGGACAGCTGTCAGTGGCATACGGCCTCAGAATATAAACACAGGTACCAGGGGTTCCCCCCAAAAGGTTTCTGAAAGAGAATTCAGTGGGTTGTCACAGAAGCCTCATTGGCTGAGCTTGGATCAGTTTGAGACCTAAAATGCTGAGATTTAAGTTCAACTTAATGCTAAGAAAAAAGCACTTCTTCCCACAATTTATGCAGTGATCATTAACACTTTTGAAGGAATTAACTGGTGGAAtatggttttttaaaaaatcatttccTTTTCATGCTGTGCTCTGTAAGGAATTCTCTATGTTCTAGCAAGCAGGGGTTCAGTGTAGTTTACAATAACTACAGTCCCAAGATACAGTTACTTCCCAGAAAAGAAGCCCTGTTTGCTCATGGAAAGTGTTTCCTTGTGTGGCATTTTTAGGTGAAGACTTTAAAACGGTTCAGAAGGAGGTAGCTGAGATCCTGAAGGGAAGGATTTTAGTTGGCCACGCCTTACGGAATGATCTACAGGTACATTGAAAATTAAGCTTTTAATACATCATTCTGATGATGTATTAAACATCAACTGATCAAGGGGACACACTGAACTCCTGGAAACTGATTCCAGCCTTGTCTGTATGAGCTGGGTCCTGTTCTGTTCTGGATTTAAAGTGTCTCTCTCAGTGGATGGGAGGGAACAACAAGCAGCTGCACATTCAGCTCTGTAAAGTTTCTTGCAATAACACATTTTAGactgaaaatgtgatttcttcTAGGTCCTACTTCTTGATCATCCTCAGAAGAAGatcagggacacacagagatACAAACCTTTCAAAGAGAGAGTTAAAGTAAGAGACTGCTGGGAAGGTGCTCAGTCAACAgactccagagctgtgcctcaCTCCTGTGCTTGCTTTTACCTGACCCTGTGCCTTCTTTGCTACCTATGTACAAACAAATCTCCTAATTCATTAATCATTCCTGATGTTTCACCAGCAGAGGCTAAGATGTGTTATTCTTTGAGGAACACATTTTTATATAGACACCCATCTCTGTTATTTCAAGTCCTGTGAGACAGcatggtttgtggttttttctgtCTCCAGAGTTCCCGTCCATCCCTGAAGCTGCTCTGTGAGAGGCTGCTCAATATCCAGGTGCAGACAGCAGAGCACTGCTCGGTAGGTACCTCCTCAGAACATCCAGCTCTGGCTTCTGCATTCAGTCTAAAACACTGCTCCTTCATCCCAGTGAAACTCAGCAAGCTCTGCTTGGACAGCACCAAGAGATTGGCATCTAAGCTTGCTCACCATTTCCTCACTTCATAAACTACTTTTGCACAAGTGTACTCTGAAttcttgttattttaaaattcccaGGGGAAAAAGGAACAAGATCTGCTTATGCTTAAAACAGcattctgcactgctgcactgtggCAGGAGGTGGGAGAGGCTATACCTGAACCTCAGCAGATCCTTCATTTCAGTGGGCTGAAATCCATGAAGATGGAAAAGAGGAATGAACTGGGGaagcaaagctgggaggagagctTATAGATACTGTATCAAGAGAATTTTGTCATTATGATTTTCCAAGTAACAATCAGAAATGCAGAGCCTTGGGGTGAGCCCTGGACTCCAAATACACCATTTATCCCTTTCACTAGGCACAGAGCCTAAATGTAAAAAGAGATCATGAAATGTTAATTGGAAGGATGTATTAAAATGATGGAATATTTAGCTGCTTATTATCTCACATCCTTGTCTTCTCTGTTCTCTTTCAGATCCAGGATGCACAAGCAGCTATGAGACTTTACAccttggagaaaaagaaatgggaagCTGCTCTCAGGAACAAAgccagcaacaacaaaaaaagtaaaacttaAAAACACTGGGTAGAATCTTTCATGTGCAGCATTTGCTGGTTTGATGTCACATTCCAAATTCAGAGCTAAGTCAGAActgacagcagctccttcatAAAATCAATCCAAAGGCAATGCTACAATAACCTGGAAGTACAGGAATGCTGCTGCCACCTGTGGATGGTCCCTGTGCCTGATGCCTGCTACTGTGTTCAAACAACCTTTGTAACAAATGCCTGCCGTTGGGAAGAACTTCATCAGTTAAATTTCTTCAGCAGAAATAGACACTGAATgagttaaaaaattaaattatgataGATGAAGGAAGAAATTGTCATTGCTTTGTCAAAACTCCAAGGATCTCTTTATTTTAAGTACATTGAGGTTCACAAAGTGAGATCTACTACAAGGTGACTTCTTAAATATTACTGTTAGTTTCACCAGTTGTGGTACCTAAACCACCAATAAATACCTGTTTATATATTATCAACAgcccagtatttttttttctggtgagaAGAATCTTCTAATGGAGGATCCAGGCTTTTGTATCCAGCAGTGGCCAAGTCTTGTTCTTAGACAAAGCGTTTTTCCTTCCTCACTTTCAAAAGTGTTGCAGCCACCAGGGTCTGAATCTCCTGGAGAATATGAGAATATGGAGAATATGAGAATTGTCAAACAGAAGATTACCTTGTTGctccatttatttttgtattcatttattaataaaaacaatgtGTCTAACATAGCTCTTTGAAGTGGCTGCTGTTGTTACAACAGGAGAGAGAGCTTTCTTCCCttctgaaactttttttctgcactACCTTGTGGCTGCAGTGTTCATTGCAAGGGTGCAGGCAATGCCTGCAGGAGAACCTGGAGAACAGTTTGTAACTGTCTCTGAAAACAACTCTGTAAATACATAAATcagcaaaattaaaactaaccattttatttgttttatgaaCAAACTAATTACTGGTTTCTTGCCAGCAAGCCATTGCAAAAGAAATATTAGTGTAACACATTAAATAGCTCTGATAACTTGGCtggtttctccttttttccagtgTGACTGCTTGGTGAAATTTAATGTAAGTTAAATCTTCCCACAAACTGTCAaagtttttgttggttttttgtttatttgttaaTGATGCCATttccaaaccaaaaataaattgGATGTAATGTACTCATGGCCTTATTTCTGTAAGCTTTAGCCTGGTTTAACATGAGGACTGTAGAAAACTAAATGTAATGTTGCAAGAGACaaggacatttttttaaaattgcagcattaacaacaagaaaaacaactttcaaCCACTAGTTAGAACTATCCTTACAAACTCACTCTTCACTCCACATGCAGCTAATTCTCTAAATTTCTGCACTATGATCAAATCCCTCACCAGAAATAATATACTAATATACTTTATCATCACAGAGGCTTCTCCATACCGTGCTAAATGGAAACTGGAGTTTTATTTCAGACAgcagcttttctattttctggGACCTCATATCCAGCATAACCTCATCTGCAAGGAACAAGAAAATTTATGGTTATAGCACAACTGCCAGTGGAACAGGAGCTAAATGAGCACGGGGAGAGGACAGAACTACACAAAGAGGAGGCAAGATACCATCAGAGTGGTATTTGGAACAAGTGGAGTGAATTCTCAGGAGGATGAATTGGAACTTTCTCAGACACAAAGTAATTCTTTTGTGACAGCAGCTAACACttccctgagagctgctgttgAGGTTTTActgattttggggttgggagagaggaggagactcaacaggtgccagcagcagccatcTCACCATACTGAACCATCTCATTCatcagcaggcacagagcttcTGCCACCCCTGGCTCATCGAAGTGAAGGTGATACTCATCTCTGATCAGCTCTATTCCACTGCCTTTTGAGTCCAGCAGAATtgccagagctgcagtttcTGCAAGGAAGACAAACACTGCTGAGCTCATTGGAGCTGCAAACTGCAGGATCTGCTTCCCATCCCCTCACCAGCTGGCACATGTCACATTTTCAGGAATTTGTGCCCATTATTTTCAGTCTTCATAAAAAATGTTCTGAAGCATATTTAGGAACAAGTGGAAGACCAGATATACAGCTGGCACTGTCATGCAGAGCAGAAGTGATTTTAATGATTGCTTTCATGTTGATGGAGCTGGTTGGTAATTAATGAAAGCAGAACTGCTGAGTGTTACCTGAGAGCCTCACAAGGCTGGCTAATGCCAGGCAGCCATTCTTCACCAGCACTGCCCTTTCTGGGTTCATCCTGAGTGCATCCAGCaaaagtgctgctgtgggctcaTAGTCACTGTCAGATAAGCaacctttaaagaaaataaacaaaacacataaaaaagcccaaaatttCAATAGCCTCCAGGCCAAAGGAATAAAGAGTTCTGAGTACTCTGCTGATAGGGAAGAGAAATGAGATTGCTGAGGGTGTTTTGCTCAGCTTTTCCCAGTGAAACAAAAGCacaagggcaggcaggaggtAAATGTGACAATATTCTTGTATGAGGAAGAAATAAGGCAGTAGTACTACAAGGATGGGTTTCTTAGTGCAAACAATAATGAAagattatttatcttttaacaTGAAATACTGTTCCAAATAAACCAAGGAAATTAGCTGCCCACATGATAATGGAGTGCCCATTAACAGTATCTGGTGATTTAATTGCTACAGCTCATCAAAAATGGCTTCATTAGGGAGTCACAGAACAAGTGCAGGGAAAAGCAACCAAGAGAGGAGGCAAGTTCCCAACTCTGCTGCCATCTGCAGAGCCTCCTCCAGCCAAGCAGCCTGGACTGCAGGATCACCACTGACACACTGACATCCCAGCCTGTTccacagccaggggacagggagaatGGGAACACACACCTTGGAGAGCCAGTgcccacagagctgagcaggcagaCTCTGCAACAACTCCATTCTGGAGGTGGTTCTGAAGCACTGcagaggtgacagggacagcacttTCCAGCACTGCTTGGTCTGCATTATTCTCTGAATTACcttaacagaaagaaaatgcaccAGGCAGAGTTATTTAATGAAGGCATGATATCATTGTATGTCAAATTATACCAGTAAAACCTTAATGGGTGTTGGCATTGGAATAATGCAACATTGTTTTAGTCTGGAGggcagcagaagaaaggaataaaaaaatgtgcAGAACCAAACCAAGTGCTGCAGGACtaataaataattctgtttattgTTGAAAGCTGAACTTCTGCAGGAACTAGTGTTCTTTGTCATTTAAATTATGCATAGGGATCACAGCAAGAAATCTCCAGAAATAACTACAGTTTTGACAGAATCcaggcagcaggatggagattcAGATGTCCCATAAATCCAAAGGGTAATTTGCTGCACAGAGGGAATAAAACATACCAAGTGCAACTGAGCACAATCTGTGCTTCCAGCCTTCCATGATGATCAGAACACCACACACCTCTACAAGGACATGTCACAGAAACAAATCAGTAAATACAAAAATCAGGTCACATCTTGGCCTGAACGGCTCCAATTTGACACCTTATCACATAATACtctgcattcatttttatttttatctaattTAACTCTGGATCACAATGTGACTGTAGCAGTGCTGTGGAAACAACTCTctagaatcacaaaatcagattggtttgggttggaagaaatcttaaagatcatctcattccaactcTCTGGAATAAGAATGGGAGAATATCCAATCCCAGCGACAGGAATGTCTGAACTCAATTAGGCTCAATACCTGCTGCCCTTCAGTCACATGAGGGCAGGCACAATACTCGCAGTGTTCCACTTACCACTCACAGCCAAGCTCCAGAGAACGGCACAGCAAGAGAAGCAGATCTTGTCATTATGAAGAAAACGTCTTAAAATTGACAGAAGGTCTGGAATGATCCCAACTTTCCTTAGGTTCTCTGCAGCTACTTCTGAAAACCAGAGAAATTCGATAGAATCTGGTATTTTGTCCCACTCACTGGCCTTGAAACTGGCAGCACTAACGTGTTTAAACTGAGATAACAGACCGGTAATTTGAGCCCATCAGCTGGACAAAAGGAAGCAAGAGAACAGACCGAATTCTTTAACAAGATGTACTTAACTCAGCTGATCCTTTCAAATGGATGCCTGGCCatcctttttcctcccagaCTTGGAATTCACCGAGCAGGAAAGGAACTGAGAGGGTGTAAATGACAATTTTTCACCTGATTCCATTTTAACGATTCAAGCTAAGCTTCAGAATTAGGAAACACTGGATAAAAATAGTTTGGTCTTAGACATGACTGTGTAATAATTTTTTGAAGATTTCCCCCTTGCTGCTAAATCCTGCTATAACCATTTCTAAAAACAGTCTTTGATGACTGTTGAACTGACACtgaaaacaactaaaaataCTATAAATATTTAGCAGTTATAagttcagaagaaaagaaaacaaagtagaGAAGTTAGGGAGAATAGTTCAATTCATCATGGCACAGTCCAAAATAGAATTCAGGTTCTATGCCCTGATTTTCTCAAGCACTACTATTTGCAGAGTTTGTACTTTTTTCCAAGCTAAAAGGAAATACAGAACTGTCTCTATTGGAGTGGTTCTGTAAATGCCTGAAGCCTCAGCATTGTATCTTAAACTTTCAGGGGTGTTATCAATATCTGGTCAATCTTACCactattaaattaataattaccCACAGACCTCCACACCTCTCAGTGAAGTCACAGTCACAAGTTCTGCACTGTATATTGGATTTGatagaaaaagtaaaaataaattaatattccCCAAAGAGTGAGAAAGGTGACCCACCACTGGCTGAAACCATCATCAATAATGTGCAGAACATTGAAAGGAACTCttcattttcagaatattttctcaCTGTGTGTAGCAGGCAGCTGGCCACATTCTCATCCAGAGCCATCATCATCCCCTGTTCCAGAGCTGTCACCACAAACATTGGAATTGAACAAAGATTTCAGTGGTTTTGAATGAAATCTGAAAACCCCCCACCCTGCAATCAGCATAGCAAAACATTCAATTAACAGCATTTCTTCacataaaataagcaaaattactttgaacttccattttctgaaactcaattcttaatatttttaagcttGCATCATCAGGTAGTTTTGGGGTAAATTGCCATGAAAGTGACAGCAAAAGACCCAAAACCacttttattgtttaaaatttaaacagcAACACTCTACATAACATGAAAACAAACTTGATTGGACAAGATCAGCAcctacatttaaaattaattattaacaCAGAATTCCTGCATGCCAGTCCTGAAGGAAGGGCATAAGAATTCAGAAAGCTGCTTAACTTCCTTTACTTCTTTAAATTCATCCCCTAAAATTGTTACTGGAGCAGATAATGGGTCCAGTAATCTTTATGAGacccagcaggaggaggaaatctTAAAATTGTACCTTGACTGAGAATTTCAAGCAATAAAATGCAGCCCTCTACTTGTAAATCCAGAGAATCTATGTGAGTCTTCATGGCAAGAGTGATCACCTCTGTGCATGTTAGCAGATAGGGGAATGCTGTGGGGGAAAGAAATTTTTTGAGAAAAGGTTCTTGAATCAAAGAGAACAAACCAGAGTGAATTGTTTTAATCTGTGTGGGAAATTTCTCCTATCAATTAAAACTAAGAATAACCCTGAGTTTTAACATCACAAGCCAATGCCAACATTATAATGCTGTCAAAGGACAGAGCATTTTATAGCTGGGAGAAAATACACAGCTTTCACCCTCACAGCTTTACCAGACACACAGGAATTAGACATTAGTAGCTTCCTTTTGCTCTGCAAACCTTGCAGCCTCAGGAATTACCCCCAGGTCATCCCAGGACTTGTGGAAATCCACTTCCTCAAATGCCAGTTTGTTGCCAATTGaaatatcaaatatattttttccccagtgccCATTTTTCTCATTCACTAGAACCCCTCTGCTGGTTAACAAAAGCATGTACAGAACAAGTACAAACACAATCCCACCAGCTACTGCagaaatttctttctcatttatggacatcagaaatgttttcctcttcctATTGTCTCAAAATGTAAGGAAGgagcagaataaataaataaagagatCAAATAGTGCCTTACCACTTCTATCCTTTAAAAAGCTGGAAAGGTGCTGAATGCCTTTAGCCTGGACTTGTTCAATATCCCAGGAAGCCTGCATGAATTCTGAGAAACCAAGGAAATTCTTCCAACCATTCCACACAAACACTTACACAAAGCACCCAAATTGTCTCTGCTTTATGCAAGACGTGaattcaaataaatgaaaataattaaatttggGATTGTTGAAGAGAAAACCTTCTCTCCCCTCCATCTCATTAaacatttcaatatttcaaaGTGTTATGATTCACAATGTATTtgacattatatatatatatttttttttggcGGGGGGACATGTTGGAATATTAAATTAGAGGGATAGGAGCTTTAAATGCATTATTCCAATAGACTTTTCAGGTTAAAATAACATCTCCCTTActtagaaggaaaataatggaGCAGATCCTTTGTGGCATAAATTAGGAAATGTGTTacaatgcaaacaaaataaGTGAAGCTCCCAAATTTTCTGAGGAATGACCTCTGACCCTGTTTAAATTTTGCAGTAGGAATTGCTGAGAATCTTAGGAATTTAGAGAAAAAGCTGCATAGTGATCTTTGCTCCAAAGAGTATCCCATTTTATTTCAGGTAAAATGAGTGTCCAAGAATTTATTTCCATGTAGAATATATCCTGACTATGAAAATCACCTTTCCATTAATCTCATTCTCCTTATTACCTAGAACATTTCCAACTCCTCCCTGAAGGAGCAAATCTGTTACTGTGGGAGACAGAgatttcttcagttttattgAGGTGTCACCAGCAAAAGTCAGGCATTTCCCAATAAATGGAAGAGTGATCATATCCCTAGAATTTTGAGAGACAAAAGCAGCACCAGTGAGTTAGAACTggtatgaaaagaaaaaaaaaaaatctacaggcattgttttattttgatataAAAGATCCAATATTACTTCTAGACCTGATTATTTT is part of the Oenanthe melanoleuca isolate GR-GAL-2019-014 chromosome 17, OMel1.0, whole genome shotgun sequence genome and harbors:
- the REXO4 gene encoding RNA exonuclease 4, with the translated sequence MAKESPAEPQAAGQSGKSKKRRKKRKAPGQAAAASKGPGMAAVRPPRDPQEFSSNWKALQELLKQKANNSKKPISTSQTDTKKKQPIKAAKSPQVPAVNGNGNLVKAKSTNKMDNGSAKASLPLAEPVSKGVAANKNLNGTKSNGKGCKEKKKNGIVVKEKDELKHKRMKTEEHVEQQPKEADIWFDDVDPKDIEAAIGPEAAKIARRKLGLDTEQSQSVEQVLVKEKAFDGLTRAVAMDCEMVGVGPKGEDSIVARVSIVNQFGKCVYDKYVKPTEEVTDYRTAVSGIRPQNINTGEDFKTVQKEVAEILKGRILVGHALRNDLQVLLLDHPQKKIRDTQRYKPFKERVKSSRPSLKLLCERLLNIQVQTAEHCSIQDAQAAMRLYTLEKKKWEAALRNKASNNKKSKT